The stretch of DNA TTTGGCGTGCTGGCGGCTCATAAAATCAGCGTAATTCTGATTTCACAGGCATCGTCGGAACACTCGATCTGTTTTGCTATCGACCCCCGTGGAGCCGATAATGTGAAGGCAATTTTAGACGCCGAATTTGCTACTGAAATTGCTCACGGACATATCGATAATATCGGCATCGAGCGCGATCTGTCGGTGATTGCGACAGTGGGCGAAGGCATGAAAAAATCGTCGGGGATTGCCGGGAAGCTGTTTTCGGTGCTGGGCAAAAACGGCGTTAATATCGTGGCCGTGGCGCAGGGGTCGTCGGAGATCAACATTTCGGTGGTTATCAATAAAAACAACCTCTCTAAGGCTCTCAACGCGTTACACAACATTTTCTTCCAGTCGGAGGCCCGAATGCTTAACCTGTTTATGGTGGGTACGGGGCTGATTGGTAAGGCGTTGCTGAAACAGATTCACGCCCAGACGGATTACCTCCGTCGCGAAAAGTTGCTGAAAATCTGCGTGGTCGGCGTGGCAAATACCCGCAAAATGCTGCTCGACCCAAAAGGGCTAAACCTCCACGACTGGCACGAACATCAACTAACCGATGGTGTGACAACCTCGCTGCCTGCCTTTATCGAGAAAATAAAAGATTATAACCTGCCCAATTCGGTATTTATCGACTGCACGTCGGATAAAGACATTGTGCAGCATTACGAAGCCCTGTTAGACGCTAACATTTCGGTCGTAACGCCGAACAAAGTGGCAAATTCCGGGCCGTATTCGGAGTATCGGCGGTTGCAGCGCACAGCCCTGAATCGGGGGGTTAAGTTTCTGTACGAAACCAATGTTGGGGCGGGTTTGCCCATCATCAACACCGTGCAGGGGCTAATGACGGCGGGCGATCAGTTTCTGAAAATCGAAGCCATTCTGTCGGGTACGTTGTCGTTCATATTCAATACGTTCGGCACTGGCGGTCCGACGCATCGGTTGTCATTTGCCGAGGTAGTGCGCGAAGCAAAAGAAAAAGGCTATACCGAACCCGACCCCCGCGACGACCTGAGCGGGCAGGACGTGGCCCGGAAAATCCTGATTCTGGCCCGCGAAGCTGGCTTCCCGCTCGAACCCGAAGACGTTACGATCAACAACCTGCTGCCGCAGTCGTGCTTAGACGCGCCCACGATTCCGGCCTTTTTTGCCGAACTCGAACGCAATAACGCTTACTTTGAAAACCTGCTTTCAGAAGCCGAAGCCAACGGCGAAAAACTACGGTTTGTAGCCTCGTTTGAGAACGACAAAGCCGTGATCGAACTGCGGTCGGTAGGGCCGGAGCATCCGTTCTACCAACTGACCGGGGCCGACAATATCGTGTCGTTTACGACCGAGCGGTACAAAGAGCGTCCGTTAGTAGTAAAAGGCCCCGGCGCGGGTGCCGAAGTAACGGCATCGGGCGTCTTCGCCGACGTGGTGAGCATCGGGAGTTATTTGGCGTAGCGCAGAACTCGCTAAAGAGTATGACTGTTAACGAAGAAACTACTAACAACACAGACGATGGACGAGAACGCTATCTACCTCAACGAGTACCACCAGCAGCGGAGCAGGCGAATGGTCAGGAAAATCTCCGAGCAGCCCTTAATGTCATTGCAGGAGTGCATCGAACAAGCAAAGCGGCTCAAGGACCAACCCCGAAAAAGTAGCTCTGGAGGAAGCTCTTAAAAAAGGAGAGGAGAAACTGCTTAGGCGTTGGGTTCTATCAATGGATATTATGTTGCCATCTGAACCTTTCACCGACGCCTGGCACGCACAGGGCGGGGAAGGTGGAGCAGAGCATCAGGTGTATGTTCAGCTTGGTATTTACTACAAACGCAACAACTTAAACTATTACGGCACCTGGCTAAGCTACTTTCATAATTTATTGCTGCATAACTGGCTTTTTCCTGAGACTGCATACAAATTTCTGGGCCTTATGGATGTAGACGACACGTTACAGGCTGTTGTTTCACAGAAAGCTCTCCGGGGCGTGCGCGGAGCTTCGCCCGACGAGGTAGCCGCCTATATGGCTCTATTTGATTTTACGCCACTCAAGAACAACGAATACATTAACCTGAACTTTGGTATTATCGTTAGCGACCTGCATCAGCGAAATGTACTGGTGCGGGACGATGGAGAACTGCTTGTGTTTGACCCGGTTATTTATTTGAATTAGCGTATTTTCTTAGTGCTGTCCAACTTACCAACGTGGTGAATATCAGGAGTTATTTGGCTTGGAAATACGCTACTCACCGGCCTGATGATTCGCCAAAACGGTTGCTAACTTTTCTTCAAGACCTGGAAAATCGCGTGTCATTCGGCCTTTCGGACCCCACTCGATATGAATATGGTCGGTATGCGGCATGGTCTGCTGTTGCTCATACGGAACCGGTCCGCCCCGATTGTCCCAGGTTTGGCGATTCCAGATAATGGCTCCCCACTTAATTCGTGGCTTTTCGCTCACTAATACCCTGACGATAGCATCCGCTAATTTTCGCTCGTCAGGGTCGTTGGCATTCAAAAAAATGTCAATCGCACTACCGTCGTCGTGCGGGCCGTGGCCGGGATTGAAAATCTCCATGCGCTGGCAATAGGTGGTGTCCTCGAAGACTTTCGTGAATATCCGTTTTAGCTCTTTGGGTGCTGGCTGTTCCATGATCGTAAAGAATAAGGCTATTCGATTAGTCGTTAGGCCGGTTTCGTACACAAACACCGTCGTAAAGAGGATGACCGGTTACTGGGCAAAATTTTGTAATTTAGCCTGACTAACTCGTTACTATGCTTACCGACACCCATCAGCAAGCCCTCGTTGACCGCATCCGCGACATTGGTCATGCCGAAGCCATTCGGCGATTTTTCGGGCTGTTGAAGGAACTCATCGACATCGTAAACCTGCCCAACGGCGATGCGCGGCTGGCATTTACACTTCGCAAAGATGCCAGGTCAATATCGGCCAATGTTAATTTTTTTCTGGCACTTCGCATCGTAAAACCCAGCCGTGGCGAAGTTGAATATTGGCTGACTATCAAACGAAGTTGTCAGGAACAACTGAGCGGTATCCAGGAACTTGGTTTTATTCCCCTTACAGACCGCTCTGATTACGTATCTGTCGTTATTGGGCATTCTGACGCTCATTTACTGCAAAATTTAACCATCCGTAAGTGCTGGGAAGACTGTTTGCCCGAACTGACCGAAACTGCCAAGCGCGGCCCGCACGTGGCCCGGCACAACCCCGATATTTACGAAGCTGCTGAAAATGAAGCTTTTCTGACTGACCTGCTCCGGCTGGCCGACGACCCTACGCTGGGCGAACGCTCGCTCAACGGCCACGCTGTTGAAGAACCCGACGCCAACTACGAAACGCAGCCGAAACGACCCGATCAGCCGCATAATCTGATTCTGTTCGGGCCACCGGGTACGGGCAAAACCTACGCCCTGCAACCCTACCTGCGCGAGCCAAATAGCAGCCTGATTACGTTCCATCCGTCGTACAGTTATGAAGAGTTTGTGGAGGGCATCAGGCCCGAAGTAGTTGGTGGTCAGATGAATTACAAGATTCGCAAAGGTATTTTCTACAAAGCCTGCCTGTCGGCAATTCAGCAGGCGGGCTACGGTACGCTGGCCGATTGCCTGAACGATAACCCCGACAGCCGCGCCCGAAAATTGCAGAAAGCCCCGGCCCACTACCTGCTCATCGACGAAGTAAACCGGGCTAATGTCTCGAACGTGTTCGGCGAACTGATTACGCTGCTCGAACCCGATAAGCGGCTGGGCGCAGCCAATGAACTGTGGGTAACGTTGCCGTATTCGCAGGAACGGTTTAGCATTCCGGTCAATCTTTACGTCGTTGCCACTATGAACACCACCGACCGGTCGATTGCGCTGTTAGACATTGCGTTGCGTCGGCGGTTTGCGTTCCGTGAGATGCTGCCCGACCCGTCGGTGCTGCCGGTTATTGAGGGCGTTGATCTGGCGCAGTTGCTGCGGACTATCAACGAACGCATCGAATACCTGCTCGACCGCGACCATCAGATTGGTCATGCTTACCTGACATTAGTAACGAACCATGCTGAACTGTGCTATGCGTTTCGCGACCGGATTATTCCACTCTTGCAGGAGTATTTTCTGAACGACTGGCCGAAAATTCAGTTAGTCCTGGGCGATAATCCGCTTTGGGGTAAAGACCCTGAACTGCGGCTAATCTGGGTCAGGAAAAAATACACGAACGCAGCCGCCACCAAGCTATTCGGTGAACTACCCGATTCGCTCGATGAGGTTGTTACCTACGAAGTGAATCCGCACCTGACAGCGGGTGATTTTGATCGGGTGCCAACCGATGCGTTTGTGAAAATCTACTCGAAATGAAAGCTCTCGTTCTTACGGAATACAATCATTTTGAACTACAGAACGTAGCCAAACCAACGCCCGGCCCCAACGATGTGCTGGTACGCGTGCAGGCTGTGGGTATCTGTGGCTCCGACGTTCACGGCATGGACGGCAGCAGCGGTCGCCGTATTCCGCCCGTTGTGATGGGCCACGAAGCCAGTGGCATCATCGCCGACGTTGGCAGCAACGTGCGCGGCTGGGCCGTTGGCGAGCGCGTAACGTTTGACTCGACCGTTTACGCGCTCGATGACTGGTATAGCCGACGCGGCATGTATAACCTCAGCGATGGCCGCGAAGTGGTGGGCGTGTCGACGCCCGATTTCAAACGGCAGGGTGCCTTTGCTGAGTATGTGACTGTGCCACAGCATATTCTCTATGCCATTCCCGATAACGTATCATTCACCCAGGCCGCGCTGGTGGAGCCGGTGGCCGTAGCTCTGCACGCGCTCAGCCTGACGCCCCTACAGATCAACGACTCGGCGGTGGTGGTCGGTGCAGGCATGATTGGACTGTTCGTGATTCAGGCACTTAAACTGGCTGGTTGCAACCCCATTATTGCCATTGACTTAGACGATGACCGGCTGGCTCTGGCGAAATCGCTGGGAGCTACGCACACCATTAATGCCCGCGATACAAACGTGCCGGCGCAGGTACAGACTCTGACGAACGGGCGCGGGGCCGACGTGTCGTTTGAAGTTGTGGGGGCGGGACCAACCGTGAAAACTGCCATCGACTGCGTCCGAAAAGGCGCAACGGTGACATTGGTCGGCAACCTGGCCCCGTCGGTCGAGATGCCTTTGCAGGCGGTGGTGACGCGGCAGTTGCGGCTACAAGGCTCCTGCGCCATCAACGGCGAATACGAAGCCGCGCTGTCGCTGATTTCGTCGGGTCGTATGAATGTCGAAGCCATTTTAAGTGCCGAAGTGCCGCTCGAAGAAGGAGCCGACTGGTTTAAGCGGTTGTATGATAAAGAGAAGGGGCTGATTAAAGTTGTATTGAAACCCTGAAGCAGTTGTAGTGTATTACGTTCCAATCTTGTTTATAATGACTTTCCGCACCAGTATTCTCGCTTTTTCACTCCTCCTCACCCTCGAAATCCGCGCTCAGGTGCGTTTGCATACCGAAGACTTGTCCCGTTTCTATCAGGCGTTCGATAGCGTAATGACCACTACCGATACG from Spirosoma montaniterrae encodes:
- a CDS encoding galactitol-1-phosphate 5-dehydrogenase, with the translated sequence MKALVLTEYNHFELQNVAKPTPGPNDVLVRVQAVGICGSDVHGMDGSSGRRIPPVVMGHEASGIIADVGSNVRGWAVGERVTFDSTVYALDDWYSRRGMYNLSDGREVVGVSTPDFKRQGAFAEYVTVPQHILYAIPDNVSFTQAALVEPVAVALHALSLTPLQINDSAVVVGAGMIGLFVIQALKLAGCNPIIAIDLDDDRLALAKSLGATHTINARDTNVPAQVQTLTNGRGADVSFEVVGAGPTVKTAIDCVRKGATVTLVGNLAPSVEMPLQAVVTRQLRLQGSCAINGEYEAALSLISSGRMNVEAILSAEVPLEEGADWFKRLYDKEKGLIKVVLKP
- the thrA gene encoding bifunctional aspartate kinase/homoserine dehydrogenase I, with the translated sequence MRVLKFGGTSVGSVESIKQVIQIIEKHRDNDDQIAVVFSAMGGVTNQLIEIGRMATTGQVDYMELVRRIEDRHFNVVKALIPVKEQSKVFARVRGIINELEDLLRGVSLIRELTQRTHDLITSFGERLSTSVIAECIKSRGIPAQFCDARNLIKTDAQFGHADVNYTLTNQLIQEYFAKNTDLQLITGFIGSTEKNETTTLGRGGSDYTASIIGAALNATVIDIWTDVDGMMTADPRKVPNAFNIPTITYAEAMELSHFGAKVIYPPSLQPAFARNIPIRVLNTFNPSHEGTVVSRTAERRQYTITGISSIDDIALVNVQGSGMIGVAGVSAKLFGVLAAHKISVILISQASSEHSICFAIDPRGADNVKAILDAEFATEIAHGHIDNIGIERDLSVIATVGEGMKKSSGIAGKLFSVLGKNGVNIVAVAQGSSEINISVVINKNNLSKALNALHNIFFQSEARMLNLFMVGTGLIGKALLKQIHAQTDYLRREKLLKICVVGVANTRKMLLDPKGLNLHDWHEHQLTDGVTTSLPAFIEKIKDYNLPNSVFIDCTSDKDIVQHYEALLDANISVVTPNKVANSGPYSEYRRLQRTALNRGVKFLYETNVGAGLPIINTVQGLMTAGDQFLKIEAILSGTLSFIFNTFGTGGPTHRLSFAEVVREAKEKGYTEPDPRDDLSGQDVARKILILAREAGFPLEPEDVTINNLLPQSCLDAPTIPAFFAELERNNAYFENLLSEAEANGEKLRFVASFENDKAVIELRSVGPEHPFYQLTGADNIVSFTTERYKERPLVVKGPGAGAEVTASGVFADVVSIGSYLA
- a CDS encoding McrB family protein, with amino-acid sequence MLTDTHQQALVDRIRDIGHAEAIRRFFGLLKELIDIVNLPNGDARLAFTLRKDARSISANVNFFLALRIVKPSRGEVEYWLTIKRSCQEQLSGIQELGFIPLTDRSDYVSVVIGHSDAHLLQNLTIRKCWEDCLPELTETAKRGPHVARHNPDIYEAAENEAFLTDLLRLADDPTLGERSLNGHAVEEPDANYETQPKRPDQPHNLILFGPPGTGKTYALQPYLREPNSSLITFHPSYSYEEFVEGIRPEVVGGQMNYKIRKGIFYKACLSAIQQAGYGTLADCLNDNPDSRARKLQKAPAHYLLIDEVNRANVSNVFGELITLLEPDKRLGAANELWVTLPYSQERFSIPVNLYVVATMNTTDRSIALLDIALRRRFAFREMLPDPSVLPVIEGVDLAQLLRTINERIEYLLDRDHQIGHAYLTLVTNHAELCYAFRDRIIPLLQEYFLNDWPKIQLVLGDNPLWGKDPELRLIWVRKKYTNAAATKLFGELPDSLDEVVTYEVNPHLTAGDFDRVPTDAFVKIYSK